The sequence below is a genomic window from Myxococcales bacterium.
CGAAGCGCACGAGCGGGATCATCTGCCGTAAGGCCTCGTCGATCGTATCGAGCGAGGCGATGACCTTCTTGGCGTCCGGATTCGGGATCTCCTTGGTCAGCACGTAGACCGGCATGCCTTCGTAATCGACGATCAAGTGGCGGGCCGCCGGCTTGGCGGGATCGAGCGGAATGGCCTTGACCTGCACGGTGCGCGGTTCGCCCGGATTGATGGTGAAGGTTTGATCCTCGACGACCAGCATCGACTGCGTCTGGCCGGTCTGGTCCCACATGACCGTCCAGCGGTTGATTTTCCATTCGGCCGGTTTATCGCCCGTCCACTCCAGTTTCACCGCGAAGATATTGCTGTTGCCGGCGCCGGATACTTTCAGGACGCGCATTTCCGCCGATTTGGGTTGCGGACTGGCCGCGGGCGTATTCTCAGGCTCGGCCGCCGGTTCCATTCCGGTTTGCGGCGCGCGGCGAATGAAGCAGGCGGTGGGGAAGAGCATCGCGATCGCCAGCAGCAGGAAGATGAGAATGTGAAGGTGAAGGCGTTGGCTCATCGATCGTCTCCATTTCTTGACCCGACTTGTTGTCTCCTGACAAAACCTTCCTCCCCGTTATCCAATCGAACCAGGTAAAAATCGCCACTCTCGCCCACGGATGTCAAGAGCGTGCCTTTTTCGATCCGGGCGATCACCGCAGCGTCACGCGACGGCGCGGCATAAACCACCAGGTCGGTCAACGCGACCAGCACCGACCGTTCCGCGGTGTCGCGGCGCGGCTCCGGCTGATCGGCGGCCTCCGGCGGCACGGCGGCGGGTGCCGGGGGCGGCGCCACTGCGGCGCGATGCGCGGCGCCGCCGTAAACACAACGAAATCCGACGCCGATCGGCCGGGAATCGGGAGGCAGGGAATAGCGATAAGGGCCCACCCGCACCACCTTTTCGCCGCCGAAATCCGGCCCGGCCGGATCCGTCAGCGGGGACGTGCGGTAGGTCACCTCGTTGAACCAATCCCCTGTCCATTCCGCCAGTTGCACGGCGCGAAAACGGACGCCGTACGGCCCGTCCGGCCATTCGGCCGGGTTGGCCGGCAGATCGGCCCGCTCCAGATCGACACCGGGTTTGGGCTGGCCGTTCAGCATTCCGGTATAATTCAGGTTACCCCATTGCGGGCCGCGCGCCGCCAGTTCCCACTCGGCTTCGGTCGGCAACCGGCCGCCCTTTTCGCGGCAAAAACGGTCGGCTTCGTTCCAGGAAACGCCCTCGATCGGCGCCGATCCCTGAAGACCGAAGGCGGCCCGGGAAACGGGTTCGCGATCCATCCAGAACGAGCTGATGATCGCCTCGTGCGGCGGAATCATCGAGTGATCCGCGCCGCCGGGACCGATCCGGAAGTCGCCGGGCCAGATATCGCCCATTAAAAAGCGGACGCCGGGGATGTACGCCCGGCCGTTTTCCACCCGGACGACCGGCGGTTCCGCCTGGGAGTATTGCGCCATCAGGTCGTAGAATTTTTGATTCGGGAAAAAGCTTTCCAGTTTCAGTTTTTCGCCGAAGCGGTTCGCGAACCAGGCGCGATCCCGGAGAAAATCGTCGGTCAGGTAGACGGCCTGGCTCAGCGGCGAGACGAAGACCATGCCGACGTAGAGCAGGCGGCTTGGTTTGACTTCGAAGCTGTAGGGCTGGTCAAGGGTGATGGTGTTCAGGCGGCTGTTCAATTGATAAGCGAATCGGACGATGCTCAACGTGCCGCGCGGCGCCTTGACGACGAAATACCCATCGGCGTCCAGACCGGCCTTCAGCGCCCGGCCGCCTTTGGTCTTGAATTCGATCCAGCCTTCCTGGGCGTCGCGGACCGGCGCCACCTTGCCGAATATCACCCCTTGCAGATCGTCGGCCTTGAGGAAGATCGATTGCGGCACCTGGTGGGAACAACCGGTCGACCAGCAAATCGCCAGCAGCATCGCAACGACGGCAATTCGTCTCAACACGAATCGGCCTCCAAAACAAACGAACCCACCCCCGGAAGGGGCAGGTCCGTAATCAAGTCAGACAGCGCAACGTCTCAGAAAATGTATTCCGGGTCGATGGCCGGCTCCAGGCTGGGCAAGTAGAAGGTCACTACTTCGTACACGCCATCGAGTTCCCGGTAGAACGTCCAGGCCACGCCGGCGAAGGTGCCGTAAGTCAGGCCGGTGAGAAACTCGCCGACGCTCTCGCCCTTCTCCGCCTCGACGATCGGTTGCTTGACCAACTCGATCGGGCCGGTGCCGATATTGATGAGCCCGCGGCCGAGTTTTTTCGTCGCATCGAAGAAAGGACTCGGGTACGGGCCGACGGTTTTTTGGTAGCTGGTGATGATGTGGCCGCCGATAAAATCATCGGCCTGAGCCATGCCCTGCAGGGCGAAGCCCAGCACCACGGTCAAAGCCAAAAGCAAGCCGATCCGTTTCATGCCGCTCTCCCTACCATTGGAAAGTAACGTTGAGGCCAAGGCTGTACATCATGGAGCTTTCATAGTCGTCTTTGAAGAGATTCTCGTCGTCGGTGGCGTAACCGTTGAGGGTGTCGCCGATGATGAAAGCCTTCCACAGCCGGAGGTCAAGACCCAGGCTGATCCATTTGGCCAGCATGACATCCAGACCGCCGCCGATATTCACGTAAAGATTGTTGAAGCCGTCGTAGTCCTCGTTGTTGTACAAGGCCACCTGGCCCGCCGGAACCTTGGTCGAATCTTTGTAGGTCCACATGAAGGGCATCCAACCCAGGCCCATGCGCAGAACCGGCTGCAACCGCACGAAGTCGGCGTCGCGGAAACGATCGCGCGGATAGAGCTTGCCGCTCACGCCGATGCCGCCGATGCCCGAGTACTCCTGGCCGAGGCCGCCCCAATAAGCGGCGTCCAGGCCCTCTTTCACATCGTCGCCGCTCGGGCTGGTGGTGATGGCGGGGATGTAATCCAGTTCAATCGAAAAATTCCTGGTGATCCCGTAACCGAAGAACAGGGCT
It includes:
- a CDS encoding exosortase system-associated protein, TIGR04073 family gives rise to the protein MKRIGLLLALTVVLGFALQGMAQADDFIGGHIITSYQKTVGPYPSPFFDATKKLGRGLINIGTGPIELVKQPIVEAEKGESVGEFLTGLTYGTFAGVAWTFYRELDGVYEVVTFYLPSLEPAIDPEYIF
- a CDS encoding SUMF1/EgtB/PvdO family nonheme iron enzyme; amino-acid sequence: MLRRIAVVAMLLAICWSTGCSHQVPQSIFLKADDLQGVIFGKVAPVRDAQEGWIEFKTKGGRALKAGLDADGYFVVKAPRGTLSIVRFAYQLNSRLNTITLDQPYSFEVKPSRLLYVGMVFVSPLSQAVYLTDDFLRDRAWFANRFGEKLKLESFFPNQKFYDLMAQYSQAEPPVVRVENGRAYIPGVRFLMGDIWPGDFRIGPGGADHSMIPPHEAIISSFWMDREPVSRAAFGLQGSAPIEGVSWNEADRFCREKGGRLPTEAEWELAARGPQWGNLNYTGMLNGQPKPGVDLERADLPANPAEWPDGPYGVRFRAVQLAEWTGDWFNEVTYRTSPLTDPAGPDFGGEKVVRVGPYRYSLPPDSRPIGVGFRCVYGGAAHRAAVAPPPAPAAVPPEAADQPEPRRDTAERSVLVALTDLVVYAAPSRDAAVIARIEKGTLLTSVGESGDFYLVRLDNGEEGFVRRQQVGSRNGDDR